From Coffea eugenioides isolate CCC68of unplaced genomic scaffold, Ceug_1.0 ScVebR1_490;HRSCAF=1176, whole genome shotgun sequence, a single genomic window includes:
- the LOC113758345 gene encoding ethylene-responsive transcription factor CRF3-like → MTPQSDNLAKKNMTIRKIRVLYSDPAATDSSSDEEQSSHEKKPKRIIHEIVIDQKKMAPSQPKFKWDKKNKEKRFVGVRRRKFGKYAAEIRDPIKKKKIWLGTFKTAEEASEAYLAKQREFKALEGFQWEPVDCKQSYLSGSSDEDQLQSSMPTPEALGSPTHTRSESSHDSSSSMSKENLKVQCLEFDGGCVMGMFVPVPKGPEDYPGSEFFLPILDNQGFLLGEFSKLDDLSICLG, encoded by the coding sequence ATGACGCCTCAGTCCGACAACCTAGCAAAGAAAAACATGACAATCAGAAAGATCAGAGTACTATATTCAGACCCAGCTGCCACAGATTCTTCCTCAGATGAAGAACAAAGCAGCCATGAGAAGAAGCCAAAGCGTATAATTCACGAGATTGTGATTGACCAGAAAAAGATGGCTCCTTCGCAACCCAAGTTCAAGTGGGATAAGAAAAacaaggagaaaagatttgTTGGGGTTAGAAGAAGGAAATTTGGGAAGTATGCTGCTGAGATTAGAGACccaatcaaaaagaaaaaaatctggTTGGGAACTTTTAAGACTGCTGAGGAAGCCTCCGAAGCTTATCTTGCTAAGCAGCGTGAATTTAAGGCCCTAGAAGGATTCCAATGGGAGCCAGTAGATTGTAAACAATCTTATCTGAGTGGATCATCGGATGAAGATCAATTGCAGTCTTCGATGCCTACGCCAGAGGCCTTGGGTTCACCTACGCATACCAGGAGTGAATCATCTCATGATTCCTCGTCTTCTATGAGCAAGGAGAATCTTAAGGTACAGTGTCTGGAATTTGACGGAGGTTGTGTGATGGGAATGTTTGTTCCAGTTCCCAAAGGCCCGGAGGACTATCCTGGATCAGAGTTCTTTTTGCCTATTCTTGACAACCAGGGTTTCTTGTTGGGGGAATTTAGCAAATTGGATGATCTCAGTATCTGCCTTGGTTGA
- the LOC113758344 gene encoding probable FBD-associated F-box protein At1g32375 → MAPVTNSASIATSSSKRRKYLEAGKTVESEDRISYLPPEVLCRILSLLPTKYAVGTSVLSTRWKYLWVSVSSYDFDDELLFLPAKHSGEDKCHFLNFVDRVLILQKAPSVKKFRLKCSQEYDTSRINMWISFAIMHDVEELDIRVFMKDSLALPRSFFDCKTLVVLKLSSNLNIGSSLPICFPNLKTLDLCSLDCLDDSLMKKIIAGCPILEELRIKRSALDKIQNLCVQSSSLRRLMLYCCIACPKDHKYSVVIESPCLQFLDLGDYISEDFNVNELSQLSEARLSVAQIYKQSIPSDDYGENLIGNLLCKISNVRRLKLSHHINKSVACALEAGSCLCTYPNLTCLEVELEGSWQFVFDLLESSPNLEVLVCTKVRRCTQIGKGPQVPHCCIWKPPDSIPSCISSRLGKIQLAGFDGCQVEMRLVQYILKSAKFLQELKITSHKLDLKLQSSILKELLLFPRGSVSCQIEFS, encoded by the exons ATGGCTCCAGTTACAAATTCTGCCAGTATTGCAACTTCCAGTTCAAAACGTAGAAAATATCTTGAGGCAGGCAAAACTGTAGAATCTGAGGACCGGATCAGTTACTTACCACCCGAAGTTCTGTGCCGCATACTCTCATTGCTTCCAACTAAGTATGCTGTTGGCACCAGCGTCTTGTCAACAAGATGGAAGTACCTTTGGGTTTCAGTCTCAAGCTATGACTTTGATGATGAATTGTTGTTCCTTCCTGCCAAGCATTCTGGCGAGGATAAGTGTCACTTCTTGAACTTTGTTGATAGAGTTTTGATTCTTCAAAAGGCTCCATCTGTGAAAAAATTTCGCCTCAAGTGCTCTCAAGAATATGACACTTCGCGCATTAATATGTGGATCTCCTTTGCAATTATGCATGATGTGGAAGAGCTCGATATCAGAGTTTTTATGAAAGACTCCCTGGCACTGCCTCGAAGCTTTTTTGATTGCAAAACGCTTGTTGTCTTGAAGCTAAGCTCTAACCTCAACATTGGTTCTTCTCTGCCAATTTGCttcccaaacttgaagaccCTTGACCTCTGTTCTCTTGATTGTCTAGATGACAGCTTGATGAAGAAAATTATTGCTGGTTGCCCTATTCTTGAAGAATTGAGGATCAAAAGAAGTGCCCTTGATAAGATACAGAATCTATGTGTACAATCATCTTCTTTGAGAAGACTAATGTTGTACTGTTGCATAGCTTGTCCAAAAGATCACAAATACAGTGTTGTGATTGAATCACCATGCCTTCAGTTCCTTGATCTTGGAGATTATATATCTGAAGACTTCAATGTCAATGAACTATCTCAACTTTCTGAAGCACGCCTTAGTGTGGCTCAGATATACAAGCAATCCATTCCAAGTGACGACTATGGTGAGAATTTGATTGGAAATTTGCTATGTAAAATCTCCAACGTCAGGCGTCTGAAGTTGTCTCATCACATTAACAAG TCTGTTGCCTGTGCCCTTGAAGCTGGTAGTTGCCTGTGTACATATCCTAACTTGACCTGTTTGGAAGTGGAACTTGAAGGAAGCTGGCAGTTTGTGTTTGATTTGCTTGAAAGTTCTCCTAATTTAGAAGTTCTTGTCTGTACTAAG GTAAGGAGGTGCACTCAAATTGGAAAAGGTCCTCAAGTTCCACACTGCTGCATATGGAAGCCTCCAGATTCTATCCCCAGCTGTATCTCCTCACGCCTTGGAAAAATTCAACTTGCTGGATTTGATGGGTGCCAAGTTGAGATGAGACTCGTCCAATACATTTTGAAGAGCGCAAAGTTTCTGCAGGAATTGAAAATTACTTCTCACAAACTAGATCTAAAGTTGCAGTCAAGCATTCTCAAGGAGCTTTTATTGTTTCCCAGAGGATCAGTCTCCTGCCAAATTGAATTTTCTTGA